TTTTCTTCCGACCCGAAACCATGAAAAAATCCAAGCCCGCTCCCAAATCGAAAAAGCCCGCCAAGGCCAAAACCATCGTGCTCGTCGCCAGCGGCGACCTGCGCCAGTCCGCCAATGAAACCTGCTGGCCCGCGCAGGCCGCCATGGAAAAACAGCTCGCCCAGGCTGTCGCCTCGCTCGGCGGCAAACTCGTCCGCGCGCATCCGTACAAGCCCGCGCTCAAGCACGGCTTCATCGCCTCCCAGAAGGAAGGTCTGGAAGTCTTCGCCAAAATCGACCCGAAGGCCCCCGTCATCGTCGCCGAATCCGTCTGGCAATACTCGCACCACGTGCTTCCCGGCCTCATCACCCACCAGGGGCCGATCCTGACCGTCGCCAACTGGTCGGGCCAGTGGCCCGGCCTCGTCGGCATGCTCAACCTCAACGGCGGCCTCACCAAGGCCGGCGTGAAATACTCCACGCTCTGGAGCGAAAACTTCGACGACGCCTACTTCCTCGGCAAACTCTCCGAGTGGCTCTCCACCGGCGTTTGCAGGCACAAGACCGCCCACGTCCGCTCGCTCGCCAAGTGCGCTGTCCCGTCAAAAGCCCGCGTCCTGGCCAGAAAAATCGCCGCCGACCTGCGCACGAAAAAATCCATCATCGGCGTGTTCGACGAGGGCTGCATGGGCATGTATAACGCCATCATCCCCGACGAACTCCTCTTCCAGACCGGCGTTTACAAGGAGCGCCTTTCGCAGTCCGCCCTCTACTACGCCGCCACGCAGGTGTCCGACGACGAGGCCCGGGCCGTGTTCGACTGGTATAAACAAAAAGGCTTCACCTTCCACTTCGGCACCGACGAGGAGAACGAGCTGACCGAGGCGCAAGTCCTCCAGCAGTGCAAGATGTATGTCGCCGCCTGCCGCATCGCCGACGAGTTCGGCTGCGAGGCCATCGGCATCCAATACCAGCAGGGCCTCAAGGATCTCATCCCCGCCTCCGACCTCGTCGAAGGCACGCTCAAC
This genomic stretch from Termitidicoccus mucosus harbors:
- a CDS encoding fucose isomerase produces the protein MKKSKPAPKSKKPAKAKTIVLVASGDLRQSANETCWPAQAAMEKQLAQAVASLGGKLVRAHPYKPALKHGFIASQKEGLEVFAKIDPKAPVIVAESVWQYSHHVLPGLITHQGPILTVANWSGQWPGLVGMLNLNGGLTKAGVKYSTLWSENFDDAYFLGKLSEWLSTGVCRHKTAHVRSLAKCAVPSKARVLARKIAADLRTKKSIIGVFDEGCMGMYNAIIPDELLFQTGVYKERLSQSALYYAATQVSDDEARAVFDWYKQKGFTFHFGTDEENELTEAQVLQQCKMYVAACRIADEFGCEAIGIQYQQGLKDLIPASDLVEGTLNSSDRPPVKNTAGQVIRAGDPITHFNEVDECAGLDGLLTNRVHKALGQPVENTLHDLRWGDWDKSGTTDDYVWVYLISGAAPAEHHIGGWAGSDGHRQDKMYFRLGGATLRGIAKPGEIVWSRIFVEGGKLKMDLGRAKVVKLPDEETQRRWDATSKVWPIMHAVTYGVTRDQMMARHKANHIQVAYAKSARDADLAMYAKAALAAELGLEVSLCGTKADGKVF